From Citricoccus sp. SGAir0253, a single genomic window includes:
- a CDS encoding LysR family transcriptional regulator has protein sequence MATPTPKYDMNLMRSFVVVYETRSVTEAANILFVSQPSVSYALAKLRKIFADPLFLRNRAGLEPTAVAEAVYPQMVEAIRMMDSVVQNATEFDAGQTTRTFRLMMTDLALMALFSYIVQAIENLAPQARIEVTLLDVAQLEDRLRRNEIDAAIAVPTFSPDTVVRDHLMDMPYVGVCSTSHPRLSAAPSREALAEEQRIHVSEALGHQHVEQALAELHGHRDPAISLPSYSVLDETLAATENYGVVPLFLGDMFIKRSPVRKFILPFHLEPGHVGLHTLRRVAPSPPVEWLRHVITDALTAYPYPRAFEDYDDTWFTS, from the coding sequence ATGGCCACCCCCACTCCGAAGTACGACATGAACCTGATGCGCAGCTTCGTGGTCGTCTACGAGACCCGCAGCGTGACTGAAGCTGCGAACATCCTCTTCGTCAGTCAGCCCTCGGTCAGCTACGCCTTGGCCAAGCTGCGCAAGATCTTCGCCGACCCCTTGTTCCTGCGGAACCGCGCCGGGTTGGAGCCCACCGCCGTCGCCGAGGCCGTCTATCCCCAGATGGTCGAGGCCATCCGGATGATGGACTCGGTCGTCCAGAACGCCACGGAATTCGATGCCGGCCAGACCACCCGCACGTTCCGGCTGATGATGACCGATCTTGCCCTGATGGCCCTCTTCTCCTACATCGTCCAGGCCATTGAGAACCTTGCCCCCCAAGCCCGCATCGAAGTGACCCTGCTGGACGTCGCGCAGCTGGAGGACAGGCTGCGACGCAACGAGATCGACGCCGCCATCGCCGTGCCCACGTTCTCACCTGACACCGTGGTCCGCGATCACTTAATGGATATGCCCTACGTAGGAGTCTGTTCCACCTCGCACCCCCGGCTATCCGCAGCGCCATCCCGGGAAGCCCTCGCCGAGGAGCAACGCATCCACGTCTCCGAGGCGTTGGGCCATCAGCACGTCGAACAGGCATTGGCAGAGTTGCACGGCCACCGCGATCCTGCCATCAGCCTGCCGAGTTACTCCGTTCTAGACGAAACGCTGGCAGCTACCGAGAACTACGGAGTGGTCCCGCTATTCCTGGGCGACATGTTCATCAAGCGCAGCCCGGTGCGGAAGTTCATCCTTCCCTTCCACCTCGAGCCCGGGCATGTCGGTCTACACACCCTGCGACGGGTGGCACCGTCCCCGCCGGTCGAATGGCTCCGGCACGTCATCACCGACGCGCTCACCGCCTATCCCTACCCCCGCGCCTTCGAGGACTATGACGACACTTGGTTCACGAGCTGA
- a CDS encoding aminomethyltransferase family protein → MAFTVQDMRKGPEGYAWSRFGQPEYTDWLDESLSWKENCYIGDWSFLWQHRFTGPDALRLIADFTVNSFETFEVGQSKHAIHTNKDGKVIHEGILTKFGEQNFMLHGRGGFWLSFNLERGQYDAQVRREDWFMFQVSGPKAIKVLESLTDADTLLGTKFMHATPVTIAGHEIYALRQGMAGELGFELQGPREFSDEIYQAVLDAGREYGIRKMGGRIAMINHLEAAYPTIATDYIPAIFDEDMADYMDYFLSSMPAFAQPAYIAGSFEGQEPKDYYRSPIELGWAKVVTTKRSDYLGAAALAEEKAHPRRVLRTLEWNADDVADVQNSLLREGEHYDYMEMPRDQRGYMWADRVELNGQLVGITTSRGYSYYFRKMLSLATMDQDHAEIGTEVTVIWGAPGHRQKPIRAVVQAAPYKPDRSRGDLREAALSTS, encoded by the coding sequence ATGGCCTTCACCGTGCAAGACATGCGCAAGGGACCCGAGGGGTACGCCTGGAGCCGCTTCGGCCAGCCGGAGTACACCGATTGGCTGGACGAGAGCCTGTCGTGGAAGGAAAACTGCTACATCGGCGACTGGTCCTTCCTCTGGCAGCACCGTTTCACCGGACCCGACGCGCTGCGACTGATCGCCGATTTCACCGTGAACAGCTTCGAGACCTTCGAGGTCGGCCAATCCAAGCACGCCATTCACACGAACAAGGACGGCAAGGTCATCCACGAGGGCATCCTGACCAAGTTCGGCGAACAGAACTTCATGCTCCACGGCCGCGGAGGATTCTGGCTGTCCTTCAACCTCGAACGCGGCCAGTACGACGCCCAGGTCAGGCGCGAGGACTGGTTCATGTTCCAGGTCTCCGGCCCCAAGGCCATCAAGGTGCTCGAGTCCCTCACCGATGCCGACACTCTCCTCGGGACGAAGTTCATGCACGCCACGCCGGTGACCATCGCCGGGCACGAGATCTACGCGCTGCGTCAGGGGATGGCCGGGGAACTCGGCTTCGAGCTGCAAGGCCCCCGAGAGTTCAGCGACGAGATCTACCAGGCGGTCCTCGACGCCGGACGGGAATATGGGATCCGCAAGATGGGCGGCCGGATCGCCATGATCAACCACCTCGAGGCGGCCTACCCGACCATCGCCACCGACTACATCCCCGCCATCTTCGACGAGGACATGGCCGACTACATGGACTACTTCCTGTCCTCCATGCCGGCCTTCGCCCAGCCGGCCTACATCGCCGGCAGCTTCGAGGGCCAGGAGCCCAAGGACTACTACCGCAGCCCCATCGAACTGGGCTGGGCCAAGGTGGTCACCACCAAGCGCTCGGACTACCTCGGGGCGGCGGCCCTGGCCGAGGAGAAAGCCCACCCGCGCAGGGTGCTGCGCACCCTGGAATGGAACGCCGACGATGTCGCCGACGTGCAGAACTCGCTACTGCGCGAGGGCGAGCACTACGACTACATGGAGATGCCCCGGGACCAACGCGGCTACATGTGGGCCGACCGCGTCGAACTCAACGGCCAACTGGTCGGCATCACCACCTCCCGCGGATACAGCTACTACTTCCGCAAGATGCTCTCGCTGGCCACGATGGACCAGGACCACGCGGAGATCGGTACCGAGGTCACTGTCATCTGGGGAGCACCCGGGCACCGTCAGAAGCCC
- a CDS encoding ABC transporter substrate-binding protein, with the protein MALTACGGGGEPSGSAPANGSQDTGTAGTASEELRQVTVGVMPLVDLAPLHLGMDQGFFEDHGLELELESAQGGAAIIPAVTSGQFEFGFSNPTSVLIAASRGLDIKVIAPGGSSTGDAETDYGATVVLPGSDIDSAADLEGHSVAVNTLNNISDSTVKEAVRQDGGDPSKVDFVEMPFPNMVAAVEQGTVDAAFLVEPFLTAGLNQDMEPVFWNWMEVSPDLMASTYFTTGELAEQDPELVADFQAAIAQSADYAQAHPDETREILTEYTSIPEEAAASLRLPRWSDEVNVDSLQRLIEISSEDGLLEGDLSVDDVVLADQQ; encoded by the coding sequence ATGGCCCTGACCGCCTGCGGCGGGGGAGGAGAGCCGTCCGGCTCGGCTCCGGCGAACGGATCCCAAGACACTGGCACGGCGGGTACGGCATCCGAAGAGCTGCGACAGGTCACCGTGGGAGTGATGCCCTTGGTGGACCTGGCCCCGCTGCATCTTGGGATGGACCAGGGCTTCTTCGAAGACCATGGGCTGGAACTGGAGCTGGAGTCCGCGCAGGGGGGTGCGGCCATCATTCCGGCCGTGACCAGCGGGCAGTTCGAGTTCGGTTTCTCCAACCCGACCTCGGTGCTCATTGCCGCGTCCCGAGGGCTGGACATCAAGGTGATCGCTCCGGGGGGATCGAGCACGGGGGACGCGGAGACCGACTACGGGGCCACCGTGGTGCTGCCGGGCAGTGACATCGACTCGGCGGCCGACCTGGAAGGCCATTCCGTGGCCGTGAACACGCTCAACAACATCTCCGACTCCACGGTCAAGGAGGCCGTGCGTCAGGACGGCGGGGACCCCTCGAAGGTCGATTTCGTGGAGATGCCCTTCCCGAACATGGTGGCCGCGGTGGAGCAGGGCACCGTTGACGCGGCCTTCCTGGTGGAGCCCTTCCTGACGGCGGGACTCAACCAGGACATGGAGCCCGTGTTCTGGAACTGGATGGAAGTGTCCCCGGATCTGATGGCCTCCACCTACTTCACCACCGGTGAGCTCGCCGAGCAGGATCCCGAACTGGTGGCCGACTTCCAGGCCGCGATAGCCCAGTCCGCGGACTACGCGCAGGCTCATCCCGACGAGACCCGCGAGATCCTGACCGAGTACACCTCCATCCCGGAGGAGGCCGCGGCCTCACTGCGGCTGCCGCGCTGGAGCGATGAGGTCAACGTGGACTCCCTGCAGCGGCTGATCGAGATCAGCTCGGAGGATGGCCTGCTGGAAGGTGACCTGAGCGTTGACGACGTCGTCCTCGCCGACCAGCAGTGA